One region of Primulina tabacum isolate GXHZ01 chromosome 1, ASM2559414v2, whole genome shotgun sequence genomic DNA includes:
- the LOC142540084 gene encoding transcription factor SPEECHLESS-like, whose product MDGESNLSDFFGESEFCEAHNVCNAASPDDIFSILEALDSGSEHQTDISALNNGGEDSKESFEFQTVSAGYSPSLSSFWESDAEAEAVAASPKPKRQKMNAATTSSNCGEGQQRISHITVERNRRKQMNEHLSVLRSLMPCFYVKGGDQASIIGGVVNYINELQQVLRSLEAKKQRKAYNEVLSPRPSPLSPRKPPLSPRLGLPISPRTPQSSSPYMPLLHSSQTYYLNSPSLPSPVDRSPCNSSTSSINDSVNELVASSKSAVAEVEVKFSGPNLLLSTMSLHIPGQVVKIVSALEELALEILKVSISTVDETMLNSFTIKIGIECQLSAEELAHQIQQTFC is encoded by the exons ATGGATGGTGAGAGTAATTTATCCGATTTCTTCGGAGAATCCGAGTTCTGTGAAGCACATAATGTCTGCAACGCCGCGTCCCCGGATGATATTTTCAGTATTCTTGAGGCTTTGGACAGTGGTTCTGAACATCAAACGGATATTTCAGCCTTAAACAACGGTGGAGAAGATAGTAAAGAAAGCTTCGAGTTTCAAACAGTTTCTGCAGGCTATTCTCCTTCTTTAAGTAGTTTTTGGGAATCCGATGCCGAGGCCGAAGCTGTGGCTGCGTCTCCGAAGCCGAAGAGACAAAAGATGAATGCTGCAACAACATCTTCTAATTGTGGAGAAGGGCAGCAGAGAATATCACACATTACTGTGGAAAGGAACCGTAGGAAGCAAATGAACGAGCATCTCTCCGTGCTTCGGTCTCTGATGCCTTGCTTTTATGTCAAAGGG ggTGACCAAGCTTCGATAATTGGAGGAGTGGTGAATTATATCAACGAGTTGCAACAAGTTCTCCGTTCCCTTGAAGCCAAGAAGCAAAGAAAAGCCTACAACGAAGTGTTGAGCCCGAGACCCTCGCCCTTAAGCCCACGAAAACCGCCATTGAGCCCGAGATTAGGCCTCCCTATAAGCCCGAGGACCCCTCAATCAAGCAGCCCGTACATGCCTTTGCTGCACAGTAGCCAAACATACTATCTCAACTCACCGTCTCTTCCAAGCCCCGTGGACCGATCTCCATGTAATTCGTCCACTTCATCGATCAACGACAGTGTTAATGAACTCGTGGCAAGTTCAAAGTCAGCTGTAGCTGAAGTTGAGGTGAAGTTCTCCGGCCCCAACCTGTTGCTTAGTACGATGTCCCTTCATATCCCGGGCCAGGTGGTGAAGATCGTATCGGCTCTGGAGGAACTTGCACTGGAAATCCTCAAAGTGAGCATCAGCACAGTCGATGAAACAATGCTGAATTCTTTCACCATTAAG